A single region of the Onychomys torridus chromosome 11, mOncTor1.1, whole genome shotgun sequence genome encodes:
- the Elk4 gene encoding ETS domain-containing protein Elk-4 produces the protein MDSAITLWQFLLQLLQEPQNEHMICWTSNNGEFKLLQAEEVARLWGIRKNKPNMNYDKLSRALRYYYVKNIIKKVNGQKFVYKFVSYPEILKMDPLTVGRLEGDCETLNSIEACGSKDAESGGKERAPQPAAKTSSRNDYIHSGLYSSFTLNSLNTSNKKLFKSIKIENPAEKLAEKKTQEPTPSVIKFVTTPAKKPPIEPVALTFSTSPSISPSSEETIQALETLVSPTLPSLEAPASASILATAFNPASPVPSAPLPPKEPPRTPSPPLSSNPDIDTDIDSVASQPMELPESVSLEPKNEDSALPEKDKTNNSSRSKKPKGLELTPALVVTGSDPSPLGILSPSLPTASLTPALFSQTPILLTPSPLLSSIHFWSTLSPFAPLSPARLQGANTLFQFPSVLNSHGPFTLSSLDGPSTPGPFSPDLQKT, from the exons ATGGACAGTGCCATCACTCTGTGgcagttccttctccagctcctgcaggAGCCTCAGAATGAGCACATGATCTGCTGGACGTCTAACAATGGCGAGTTCAAGCTTCTGCAGGCCGAGGAGGTGGCGCGTCTGTGGGGCATTCGCAAGAACAAGCCCAATATGAATTATGACAAGCTCAGCAGAGCCCTGAGATACTACTATGTAAAG AACATCATTAAAAAAGTGAATGGTCAGAAGTTTGTGTACAAGTTTGTCTCTTATCCGGAGATTTTGAAAATGGATCCTCTGACAGTAGGCAGGCTCGAGGGAGACTGTGAAACTCTAAATTCCATTGAGGCCTGCGGTTCCAAAGATGCTGAGAGCGGAGGAAAGGAGCGGGCACCTCAGCCTGCAGCCAAGACATCTAGTCGCAATGACTACATACACTCTGGTTTGTATTCTTCATTTACTCTCAACTCTCTGAACACCTCCAACAAGAAGCTTTTCAAGTCAATAAAGATAGAGAATCCAGCTGAAAAACTGGCAGAGAAGAAAACTCAGGAGCCAACACCATCTGTCATCAAATTTGTAACAACACCTGCCAAAAAGCCACCCATCGAACCTGTTGCCCTTACCTTTTCTACAAGCCCGAGTATTTCTCCGTCTTCTGAAGAAACCATCCAAGCTTTGGAGACACTGGTTTCTCCCACACTACCCTCTCTGGAAGCCCCGGCCTCTGCATCCATTCTGGCTACTGCCTTTAACCCCGCTTCTCCAGTTCCCTCCGCACCCCTCCCTCCAAAGGAGCCTCCTAGGACGCCTTCTCCACCATTGAGTTCTAACCCAGACATCGACACAGACATTGACTCAGTGGCTTCTCAGCCAATGGAACTTCCAGAGAGCGTGTCACTGGAGCCTAAAAATGAGGATTCAGCTTTGCcagaaaaggacaaaacaaataacTCCTCAAGATCCAAGAAGCCCAAAGGGTTAGAACTGACGCCCGCCCTTGTGGTCACAGGCAGTGACCCCAGCCCCCTGGGGATCTTAAGCCCATCTCTCCCAACAGCGTCTCTTACACCAGCACTTTTTTCACAG ACACCCATCTTGCTGACTCCGAGCCCGTTGCTCTCCAGTATCCACTTTTGGAGTACTCTCAGCCCATTTGCTCCCCTGAGCCCAGCCAGACTGCAAGGTGCTAATACGCTTTTCCAG TTTCCTTCCGTGCTGAACAGTCATGGACCATTCACTCTGTCTAGCCTGGATGGACCTTCCACTCCTGGCCCATTTTCTCCAGACCTACAGAAGACATAA